A segment of the Plasmodium vinckei vinckei genome assembly, organelle: mitochondrion genome:
CAATTATCCCATACATCCTACTTTTAGTAACGTATCTTTTAAAACCAGAACTTCTTTAACTTGTCAACTCCCTATCATGTCTTGCTAACGGCTTGTACGGTAATAATATCGTTTTGGCGGCTAAGCATGTTAACTCGATTAATACTTTAATATAAACTATATCGAAGCATCCATCAACAGCTATGGTAACTATATTTATATTATCCAAACATAAAACATAATTATAACCTTACGGTCTGTTTTTGTCTGCTCAATATTCAGATATATTTCTTATCGTAGCCTTGTAATTAGATGTTTGCTTGGGAGCTGTAATCATAATGTGTTCTTTTATAATGAACAAGTGAGAATAAACCACTAGAGAAAAATAATATTATAAATAATCTACCATATAAAATGAATATATCTTGTGGTAATTGACATCCTATCCATAGTAAAGCATAGAATGAACACATAAACCATATAATAGGAACAGAATATTCTCTAGCACTAAAAACCATTTTAAATTGTATAATAGTTGTTAAGTTTCTTTGTTCTGCTAATAGAAATAATAATTGTAAAGATGCGACAACAATTACTAAACCTGCATTTTTACTAGGAATTGTTTTTAACATTGCATAAAATGGTAAGAAATACCATTCTGGAACTATTTGTAATGGTGTAACATATGTATTAACTATAATTGCATTATCTGGATGTGATAATGGTATTACTCCAAAAATACTTTGAATTAGGAATAATATTAATATATTATTAAATCCTTTTACATCAAGACTTAATAGATTTGGATAAAAGGGTATTTTTAATGCTGTATCATACCCTAAAGGATTTGTGCTACCGTGTAAATGTAAGAAGAAAATATGTATAAATACAATACATAAAGCAACGAATGGTAATATAAAATGTAAAACAAAAAATCTTTTAATTGTTGGATCACTAACTGTGTATCCTCCACATAACCAGATAACTAATGAGGGAATACCTGATAATAAATTAGTAATAACAGTTGCACCCCAATAACTCATTTGTCCCCAAGGTAAAACATAACCTATAAATGCGGTAACTATAAATAATGCAAAAATAATCAATCCTGATATCCATGATAGTGGTAAATATAAATATGAATAATTTAATCCTCTTAATATATGAAGATAAGTTAAGAAAAATACAAGTGATGCT
Coding sequences within it:
- a CDS encoding cytochrome b, whose protein sequence is MNYNSINLVKTHLINYPCPLNINFLWNYGFLLGIIFFIQILTGVFLASRYSPEISYAYYSIQHILRELWSGWCFRYMHATGASLVFFLTYLHILRGLNYSYLYLPLSWISGLIIFALFIVTAFIGYVLPWGQMSYWGATVITNLLSGIPSLVIWLCGGYTVSDPTIKRFFVLHFILPFVALCIVFIHIFFLHLHGSTNPLGYDTALKIPFYPNLLSLDVKGFNNILILFLIQSIFGVIPLSHPDNAIIVNTYVTPLQIVPEWYFLPFYAMLKTIPSKNAGLVIVVASLQLLFLLAEQRNLTTIIQFKMVFSAREYSVPIIWFMCSFYALLWIGCQLPQDIFILYGRLFIILFFSSGLFSLVHYKRTHYDYSSQANI